From one Humulus lupulus chromosome 8, drHumLupu1.1, whole genome shotgun sequence genomic stretch:
- the LOC133796452 gene encoding probable receptor-like protein kinase At1g80640 isoform X1, with amino-acid sequence MNKLSLLMPTWALIITILFSHIIDARPESSPSNVSGHVLAKEEEPVSQFSTMDAESPAAGNPEVRVVHHHDLNKRILIALIVASTFLGGFLLFLSCFWIYRRRKLRDSNGKSQKKKEEAAKGLSLSSAMVGFSSSRMGSSRKGSVSIFDYHTLEAATNKFARSNVLIEGGSGIVYKALLDEKVLVAVKKVDVTTGPDAERKFNNEVKWLSKIWHQNIIKLLGYCIHDQTRFLVYELMQNGSLETQLHGPTQGSALTWHLRLKIAVDVARGLEYLHENCNPPVVHRDLQLSNILLDSNFSAKLSHFGIAVTFGIENKDSIEVSETSAYVAPEYILDGKLTDKSDVYAFGMVLFELLIGRKLVEYKTPDQNQSLVKRAMPQLTDRTRLPNVVDPVIKNTMDLKHLYQVAAVAVLCVQPEPSYRPLITDVLHSLIPLVPLELGGSLRVTEPISSVCSNPSDQ; translated from the exons atgaatAAACTTTCTCTCTTAATGCCCACATGGGCATTAATCATTACCATCTTGTTCTCACACATCATTGATGCAAGACCAGAGTCGTCTCCTTCCAACGTTTCCGGTCATGTTCTTGCTAAGGAAGAAGAACCCGTTTCTCAGTTTTCTACAATGGATGCTGAATCTCCAG CAGCAGGAAACCCCGAGGTTAGAGTAGTGCATCACCATGATTTGAACAAGAGAATTCTTATTGCTCTAATTGTTGCTTCCACTTTCCTTGGTGGATTCTTGCTGTTTCTCTCTTGCTTTTGGATATATAGACGTAGAAAGTTGAGAGACTCCAATGGGAAGAGCCAAAAGAAAAAGG AAGAGGCTGCAAAAGGGTTATCATTGAGTTCAGCAATGGTGGGATTTAGCTCCTCACGGATGGGAAGTAGTAGGAAGGGCTCAGTGTCTATTTTCGATTATCATACATTGGAAGCTGCAACTAACAAATTCGCTAGAAGTAATGTTCTGATTGAGGGTGGTTCTGGGATTGTTTACAAAGCTCTTTTGGATGAAAAAGTTCTTGTTGCTGTGAAGAAAGTAGATGTTACTACTGGACCAGATgctgaaagaaaatttaat AATGAGGTGAAATGGCTGAGCAAAATTTGGCATCAGAACATCATCAAACTTTTGGGATATTGCATTCATGACCAAACAAGGTTCCTTGTCTATGAATTGATGCAGAATGGATCATTAGAAACTCAGCTACATG GACCTACTCAAGGATCAGCTCTAACTTGGCATCTCAGGCTGAAAATTGCTGTTGATGTTGCCAG GGGGTTGGAATATCTTCATGAGAACTGTAATCCTCCTGTGGTACATAGAGATCTACAATTGTCTAACATTCTTCTGGATTCTAACTTTAGTGCAAAG CTTTCCCATTTTGGAATTGCTGTAACTTTTGGGATTGAAAACAAGGACAGCATAGAAGTGTCAGAAACTTCAGCTTATGTAGCTCCAGAGTACATTTTGGATG GAAAATTAACTGATAAAAGTGATGTCTATGCTTTTGGGATGGTTCTTTTTGAGCTCCTCATTGGAAGAAAGCTTGTTGAATATAAGACACCAGATCAGAACCAGTCTCTAGTGAAGAGG GCAATGCCTCAGCTCACTGACAGAACAAGGCTTCCAAACGTTGTGGATCCTGTGATAAAAAACACCATGGATTTAAAACACCTCTACCAG GTCGCTGCAGTGGCAGTTCTATGTGTGCAACCAGAGCCAAGTTACCGACCTTTGATAACCGATGTGCTGCATTCACTTATCCCTCTTGTGCCTTTGGAACTCGGAGGATCTCTAAGAGTAACAGAGCCAATCTCCTCTGTCTGCTCCAACCCTTCTGATCAGTGA
- the LOC133796452 gene encoding probable receptor-like protein kinase At1g80640 isoform X2: MNKLSLLMPTWALIITILFSHIIDARPESSPSNVSGHVLAKEEEPVSQFSTMDAESPAGNPEVRVVHHHDLNKRILIALIVASTFLGGFLLFLSCFWIYRRRKLRDSNGKSQKKKEEAAKGLSLSSAMVGFSSSRMGSSRKGSVSIFDYHTLEAATNKFARSNVLIEGGSGIVYKALLDEKVLVAVKKVDVTTGPDAERKFNNEVKWLSKIWHQNIIKLLGYCIHDQTRFLVYELMQNGSLETQLHGPTQGSALTWHLRLKIAVDVARGLEYLHENCNPPVVHRDLQLSNILLDSNFSAKLSHFGIAVTFGIENKDSIEVSETSAYVAPEYILDGKLTDKSDVYAFGMVLFELLIGRKLVEYKTPDQNQSLVKRAMPQLTDRTRLPNVVDPVIKNTMDLKHLYQVAAVAVLCVQPEPSYRPLITDVLHSLIPLVPLELGGSLRVTEPISSVCSNPSDQ, translated from the exons atgaatAAACTTTCTCTCTTAATGCCCACATGGGCATTAATCATTACCATCTTGTTCTCACACATCATTGATGCAAGACCAGAGTCGTCTCCTTCCAACGTTTCCGGTCATGTTCTTGCTAAGGAAGAAGAACCCGTTTCTCAGTTTTCTACAATGGATGCTGAATCTCCAG CAGGAAACCCCGAGGTTAGAGTAGTGCATCACCATGATTTGAACAAGAGAATTCTTATTGCTCTAATTGTTGCTTCCACTTTCCTTGGTGGATTCTTGCTGTTTCTCTCTTGCTTTTGGATATATAGACGTAGAAAGTTGAGAGACTCCAATGGGAAGAGCCAAAAGAAAAAGG AAGAGGCTGCAAAAGGGTTATCATTGAGTTCAGCAATGGTGGGATTTAGCTCCTCACGGATGGGAAGTAGTAGGAAGGGCTCAGTGTCTATTTTCGATTATCATACATTGGAAGCTGCAACTAACAAATTCGCTAGAAGTAATGTTCTGATTGAGGGTGGTTCTGGGATTGTTTACAAAGCTCTTTTGGATGAAAAAGTTCTTGTTGCTGTGAAGAAAGTAGATGTTACTACTGGACCAGATgctgaaagaaaatttaat AATGAGGTGAAATGGCTGAGCAAAATTTGGCATCAGAACATCATCAAACTTTTGGGATATTGCATTCATGACCAAACAAGGTTCCTTGTCTATGAATTGATGCAGAATGGATCATTAGAAACTCAGCTACATG GACCTACTCAAGGATCAGCTCTAACTTGGCATCTCAGGCTGAAAATTGCTGTTGATGTTGCCAG GGGGTTGGAATATCTTCATGAGAACTGTAATCCTCCTGTGGTACATAGAGATCTACAATTGTCTAACATTCTTCTGGATTCTAACTTTAGTGCAAAG CTTTCCCATTTTGGAATTGCTGTAACTTTTGGGATTGAAAACAAGGACAGCATAGAAGTGTCAGAAACTTCAGCTTATGTAGCTCCAGAGTACATTTTGGATG GAAAATTAACTGATAAAAGTGATGTCTATGCTTTTGGGATGGTTCTTTTTGAGCTCCTCATTGGAAGAAAGCTTGTTGAATATAAGACACCAGATCAGAACCAGTCTCTAGTGAAGAGG GCAATGCCTCAGCTCACTGACAGAACAAGGCTTCCAAACGTTGTGGATCCTGTGATAAAAAACACCATGGATTTAAAACACCTCTACCAG GTCGCTGCAGTGGCAGTTCTATGTGTGCAACCAGAGCCAAGTTACCGACCTTTGATAACCGATGTGCTGCATTCACTTATCCCTCTTGTGCCTTTGGAACTCGGAGGATCTCTAAGAGTAACAGAGCCAATCTCCTCTGTCTGCTCCAACCCTTCTGATCAGTGA
- the LOC133793606 gene encoding ATPase 9, plasma membrane-type, with translation MAANSFEEIRNETVDLERIPVQEVFEQLQCTKAGLSTEEGQKRLEVFGPNKLEEKEESKFLKFLGFMWNPLSWVMEAAAIMAIALANGGGKPPDWQDFVGIVSLLFINSAISFIEENNAGNAAAALMAGLAPKTKVLRDGRWGEQEAAILVPGDVISIKLGDIVPADARLLEGDPLKIDQSALTGESLPVTRNAGDEVFSGSTVKQGEIEAVVIATGVHTFFGKAAHLVDSTNQVGHFQKVLTAIGNFCICSIALGMIIEIVVMYPIQRRRYRDGIDNLLVLLIGGIPIAMPTVLSVTMAIGSHRLSQQGAITKRMTAIEEMAGMDVLCSDKTGTLTLNKLTVDKTMVEVFVKDVDKDNLILLGARASRVENQDAIDACIVGMLGDPKEAREGITEVHFLPFNPVDKRTAITYIDSEGNWHRVSKGAPEQIIELCNLREDVKRKAHAIIDKFADRGLRSLAVGRQAVPEKTKESAGEPWQFVGLLPLFDPPRHDSAETIRRALNLGVNVKMITGDQLAIGKETGRRLGMGTNMYPSSSLLGESKDESISGIPIDELIEKADGFAGVFPEHKYEIVKRLQDKKHICGMTGDGVNDAPALKKADIGIAVADATDAARGASDIVLTEPGLSVIISAVLTSRAIFQRMKNYTIYAVAITIRIVLGFLLLALIWKFDFSPFMVLIIAILNDGTIMTISKDRVKPSPVPDSWKLKEIFATGTVLGTYLAVMTVVFFWLAQSSDFFTDNFGLKPIKNKEDELTAAVYLQVSIVSQALIFVTRSRSWSFVERPGFFLMVAFLIAQLVATLIAVYANWTFARMSGIGWGWAGVIWLYSIIFYIPLDILKFIIRYALSGKAWDNLLQNKTAFTNKRDYGRGEREAQWALAQRTLHGLQSPQTTDILNDSKNNYRELSEIAEQAKKRAEVARLRELHTLKGHVESVVKLKGLDIETIQQHYTV, from the exons ATGGCAGCCAATAGCTTTGAAGAAATAAGAAATGAGACTGTCGATCTC GAGCGCATACCAGTTCAGGAGGTATTTGAACAATTGCAATGCACCAAGGCCGGGTTGTCCACTGAAGAAGGACAGAAGAGACTCGAAGTCTTTGGACCAAACAAGCTAGAGGAGAAGGAg GAAAGTAAGTTTctgaaattcttgggtttcatgtgGAATCCTCTCTCATGGGTCATGGAGGCTGCTGCTATCATGGCTATAGCATTGGCAAATGGAGGG GGTAAACCACCAGATTGGCAAGATTTTGTGGGTATTGTTTCATTACTCTTTATAAACTCCGCCATAAGTTTCATTGAAGAAAACAATGCGGGGAATGCTGCTGCAGCACTTATGGCAGGTCTTGCACCAAAAACCAAG gtTCTAAGAGATGGAAGATGGGGTGAGCAAGAGGCAGCAATCTTGGTACCAGGAGATGTGATCAGTATTAAGTTGGGAGATATCGTCCCAGCAGACGCTCGCCTCTTGGAGGGAGACCCCCTCAAGATCGATCAGTCTGCGCTCACTGGTGAGTCTTTACCAGTTACAAGGAATGCAGGTGATGAAGTTTTCTCTGGCTCTACGGTTAAGCAAGGCGAGATTGAGGCAGTTGTTATCGCCACTGGTGTGCATACCTTCTTCGGCAAGGCTGCACATCTGGTTGACAGCACAAATCAAGTAGGACACTTCCAAAAG GTTTTGACTGCCATTGGAAACTTCTGCATATGCTCAATTGCTCTAGGAATGATAATAGAGATAGTGGTGATGTATCCAATTCAGCGCCGGAGGTACAGAGATGGAATTGATAATCTTTTGGTGCTTCTCATTGGAGGCATTCCAATTGCCATGCCAACGGTGTTGTCGGTGACAATGGCTATTGGTTCCCACCGGCTGTCACAGCAGGGTGCCATCACCAAGAGAATGACAGCAATTGAGGAGATGGCTGGAATGGATGTTCTCTGTAGTGACAAGACTGGAACTCTTACTCTAAACAAACTTACAGTAGACAAGACCATGGTCGAG GTGTTTGTGAAAGATGTGGACAAGGACAATTTGATCTTGCTTGGGGCAAGAGCTTCTAGAGTTGAGAATCAGGATGCTATTGATGCTTGTATTGTTGGAATGTTGGGCGATCCCAAGGAG GCCAGAGAAGGTATCACTGAGGTTCATTTCTTGCCCTTTAATCCAGTGGATAAGCGTACAGCCATAACTTATATCGACTCTGAAGGCAATTGGCACCGAGTTAGCAAAGGTGCACCAGAGCAG ATCATTGAACTCTGCAACCTCCGGGAAGATGTAAAAAGGAAAGCTCACGCCATCATCGATAAGTTTGCAGACCGTGGTCTTCGATCTCTTGCTGTTGGTAGACAA GCTGTGCCCGAAAAAACCAAGGAAAGTGCAGGTGAGCCATGGCAGTTTGTTGGTCTGCTGCCTCTATTTGATCCACCAAGGCATGACAGCGCAGAGACTATCCGCCGAGCACTTAATCTCGGTGTCAATGTCAAGATGATCACTGGCGATCAGCTAGCCATTGGGAAGGAGACTGGTCGGAGGCTTGGCATGGGAACCAACATGtacccttcttcttctctccttGGTGAAAGCAAAGACGAATCCATTTCTGGAATCCCTATTGATGAGCTCATTGAGAAAGCTGATGGCTTTGCTGGTGTCTTCCCTG AACACAAATATGAAATCGTCAAAAGGCTGCAAGACAAGAAACACATATGTGGAATGACTGGAGATGGTGTGAACGATGCCCCAGCTCTCAAGAAGGCAGACATTGGAATTGCAGTGGCTGACGCAACAGACGCAGCTCGTGGTGCGTCCGACATAGTCTTGACAGAGCCGGGGTTGAGTGTGATTATAAGCGCGGTTTTGACAAGCAGAGCCATCTTCCAAAGGATGAAGAATTACACCATATATGCAGTTGCCATAACTATTCGTATTGTGCTAGGATTTCTGCTCCTTGCTCTTATCTGGAAGTTTGATTTCTCACCTTTCATGGTGCTGATCATTGCTATACTAAACGATGGGACCATCATGACTATTTCTAAAGACAGAGTGAAGCCGTCTCCTGTTCCTGACTCATGGAAGCTTAAGGAGATCTTTGCCACTGGCACGGTTCTTGGGACGTACTTGGCTGTCATGACAGTTGTTTTCTTCTGGCTTGCTCAGAGTTCTGATTTTTTCACT GATAATTTCGGGTTAAAACCTATCAAGAATAAAGAAGATGAGCTCACTGCAGCTGTTTACCTTCAAGTTAGCATTGTAAGTCAGGCACTAATCTTCGTCACAAGGTCTCGAAGCTGGTCTTTTGTTGAACGCCCTGGTTTCTTCCTCATGGTTGCCTTCCTCATAGCTCAACTG GTGGCTACTCTCATAGCAGTGTATGCAAACTGGACTTTTGCTCGAATGAGTGGGATTGGCTGGGGATGGGCTGGTGTTATATGGCTTTACAGCATCATCTTCTACATTCCATTGGATATTCTCAAGTTCATTATTCGGTATGCATTGAGTGGCAAGGCCTGGGACAATTTACTTCAGAATAAG ACTGCTTTCACCAATAAGAGGGATTATGGAAGAGGAGAAAGGGAAGCTCAATGGGCATTGGCTCAACGTACCCTTCATGGCCTTCAGAGTCCCCAAACGACAGATATCTTGAATGATAGTAAGAACAACTACAGGGAATTGTCTGAAATAGCTGAACAAGCTAAAAAGAGAGCTGAAGTTGCAAG GTTAAGGGAGCTTCATACACTCAAAGGGCATGTTGAATCAGTTGTCAAGCTCAAAGGACTTGACATAGAAACAATTCAGCAACACTACACAGTTTGA